CTGCGGCCGTCGGGGTACAGGCGCAGGCGGTCGAGCTCCCAATGTCCGTATTCGGCGTGCTCGGTGAGGACCCGCCGAGCGGTTTCCCGCGTGGTCCCGCGCGGGAGATAGAGGTCCAAATAGGAATATTCGAGCACTGCGATTAGTCTCCAGAAGGGTATGCAAGGGGACGCTGGCACTGTCTGGGCTCTATTCTGCGTCCTCGTGGGTATCGGGTCCAGGTAGGTGGAACACCGGCAAGTGACCGGGTAGTCCGACGGGGTGAGGTCCGGCGACGGGTTACCTTCATGCCTGTGCGGGGTCGCCGAACCAGCGCGAGCCCGCGCACGCGGGCCGGGGCGATCCGGCTCGGAACGACAGCGAACAGCGAGGTAGGAAGCAGCGTGCCAGCCAACAACGGCAACGCCGGCGGAACCCGCCTGGTGATCGTGGAGTCGCCTGCCAAGGCGAAGACCATCGCCGGGTACCTCGGGCGCGGCTACATCGTGGAGTCCTCCATCGGCCATATCCGTGACCTTCCGGAGCGGGCCGATGACATTCCCGAGAAGTTCAAGGGCCAGACGTGGGCCCGCCTCGGGGTGAACGTGGACAACGAGTTCGAGCCGCTCTATGTCGTGAACCCGGACAAGAAGTCTCAGGTCTCCAAGCTCAAGCAGCTCCTGAAGGACGCCGACGAGCTCTACCTCGCCACCGACGAGGACCGCGAGGGCGAGGCCATCGCGTGGCACCTCAACGAGGTGCTGAAGCCCAAGGTCCCGGTGCACCGCATGGTGTTCCACGAGATCACCCCGCAGGCGATCAGGGACGCCGTGTCCAACCCCCGGTCGCTGAACCTCCGCCTGGTGGACGCGCAGGAGACCCGCCGCATCCTCGACCGTCTGTACGGCTACGAGGTCAGCCCGGTGCTGTGGAAGAAGGTCAAGCCCCGCCTGTCCGCCGGCCGTGTGCAGTCGGTCGCGACCCGGCTGGTCGTGGAGCGCGAGCGCGAGCGCATCGCGTTCACCTCGGCCGCCTACTGGGACCTTTCGGCGCTGTTCGACGTGGGCCGCGACGAGGATCCCCGCAGCTTCACCGCCACCTTGACCGGTGTGGACGGCCGCCGCGTGGCGCAGGGCCGCGACTTCGCGACCACAGGTGCGCTGAAGTCCGCCGAGGTCCTGCACCTGGACGAGCAGGCCGCGCGCGCGCTGGCCGCGCGCCTCGACGGCGCCGCCTACAGCGTGACGTCGGTCGAGAGCAAGCCGTACACCCGCCGTCCGTACGCGCCGTTCCGCACCACCACGTTGCAGCAGGAGGCCAGCCGCAAGCTCGGTTTCTCCGCCAAGTACACGATGCAGGTGGCGCAGAAGCTGTACGAGAACGGCTACATCACCTACATGCGTACCGACAGCACCACTTTGTCGGAGACCGCGCTCGCCGCGGCCAGGAGCCAGGCTGTGCGGCTCTACGGCGCCGCGTACGTCCCCGACAAGCCCCGGGTGTACGCGAGCAAGGTGAAGAACGCTCAGGAGGCGCACGAGGCCATCAGGCCCTCGGGGGACGAGTTCCGCACTCCGGGTGAGACGGGCCTGTCCGGCGACATGGTGCGGCTGTACGAGCTGATCTGGCAGCGCACGGTGGCGTCCCAGATGAAGGACGCCGTCGGCGAGTCGGTGAGCGTCCGCATCGCCGGGACCTCGTCGGCCGGTGAGCGGGTCGAGTTCGGCGCGTCGGGCCGCACGATCACCTTCTACGGCTTCCTCAAGGCGTACGTCGAAGGCGCCGACGACCCGTCGACCGACAGGGACGACTCGGTCAGCCGCCTGCCGAACCTCTCGGAAGGCGACGCGCTGACGGCGCTGGAGCTGGCCGCCGAGGGCCACTCGACCAGGCCGCCGGCGCGGTTCACCGAGGCGTCGCTGGTCAAGGAGCTGGAGGACCGCGAGATCGGCCGGCCGTCGACGTACGCGTCGATCATCGGCACGATCCTCGACCGCGGGTACGTGTCCAAGAAGGGCACCGCGCTGGTGCCGTCGTTCCTGGCGTTCGCCGTGGTCAACCTGCTCGAGCGCCACTTCGGCCACCTGGTCGACTACGACTTCACCGCCGAGATGGAGAAGGTCCTCGACGACATCGCCAACGCGCGGGCCGAGCGGGTGCCGGAGCTGCGCCGTTTCTACTACGGCGAGCAGGGTGACGGCCTGAAGGAGATGGTCAGCGACCTCGGTGACATCGACGCGCGCGAGATCAGCTCGTTCGCGATCAAGGACACCGACATCGTGATCCGGGTCGGCCGCTACGGGCCGTACCTCGACCGCGACGGCGCCAGGGTGAACGTCCCGGAGGACCTCGCTCCGGACGAGCTGACCGCGGAGAAGGCCGAGGAGCTGTTCAACCAGCCGAGCGGGGAGCGCGTGCTCGGCACCGACCCGGTGTCGGCGCACCCGATCGTGGCGAAGTCCGGCCGGTTCGGGCCGTACGTCACCGAGGTGCTGCCTGAGGAGGAGCCCCCGGCCGACGGCAAGCGGCGCACGAAGAAGGACGTCGTCAAGCCGCGCACCAGCTCACTGTTCAAGACGATGTCCCTCGACACCGTCACGCTCGAGGACGCGCTGAAGCTGCTGTCGCTGCCGCGTGCGCTCGGTGAGCTCGACGGTGAGGAGGTCACGGCGCAGAACGGCAGGTTCGGCCCCTACATCAAGAAGGGTACGGACTCGCGGTCGCTGGCCTCTGAGGACGAGCTGTTCACGGTGACGATCGAGCAGGCCAAGGAGCTGTTCGCTCAGCCCAAGCAGCGTGGACGCGGCCGGGCCGCCGCCGCGCCGCCGCTGCGCGAGCTCGGCGACGACCCGGTCTCCGGCAAGCCCGTGGTGGTCAAGGAGGGCCGGTTCGGGCCGTACGTCACCGACGGGGAGACCAACGCGTCGCTGCGCAAGGACGACTCGGTGGAGCAGATCACCATCGAGCGGGCCGCCGAGCTGCTCGCCGAGCGCCGCGCCAGGGGGCCGGCGGCCAAGCGTCCGAGGGCCAAGGCGAGCACCTCCGCCAAGACCGGCGCCAAGGCGGGGACGAAGACGACGACTCCGAAGACCGGTGCCAGAGCGGGTGCCAAGTAAGCCCATTTCAGCAGTGAGAAACGGCCATTACCGGGACACCGGTAATGGCCGTTCGCATACTCCCCCAAGGGGACCCAAAACAGCTCAGGCGAACAGTGTGCGTCCCCAGTAATCCCCCGCGTCCCGCAGCCCTGGCGGACAGGCGAACAATCCGCTGGAGACGTGCTTGATGTACTCGTTGAGTACGTCCTTGCGTGCCAGTTCCCGCTGGATCGGCACGAAATGGGTACGCGGGTCGCGCTGGTAGGCGATGAAGAACAGCCCGGCGTCGAGGCGGCCGAGGCCGTCGGAGCCGTCCACGTAGTTGTAGCCGCGCCGCAGCAGCCGCGCGCCGTTGTGGGTGGTGGGGTGGGCCAACCTGATGTGCGCCTCCATCGCGATCGCCGGCTCGCCGTCGGGACCCTTGGCGGCGAAGTCGGGTTCGTCGAACTCGGCCTTCTTGCCGAGCGGCGCGCCGGCCCCCTTGTCCCTGCCGAAGATGACCTCCTGCTCGTTGAGCGAGGTGCGGTCCCAGGTCTCGATGTTCATGCGGATCTTGCGGGTGACCAGGTAGCTGCCGCCTGCCATCCACTCGGGCCCGTCGCCTGGCGCGACCCACACGTGGTCTCTCAGCATCGCGGCGTCCTCCAGCTTGACGTTGGCGGTGCCGTCCTTGAACCCCATGAGGTTGCGCGGGGTCGCCTGGGCCCGTGACGTGGAGGAGGTGCGGCCGAACCCGAGCTGGGTCCACCGGACCGACACCTTGCCGAAGCCGATGCGTGCGAGGTTGCGAATGGCGTGCACGGCGACCTGCGGGTCGTGCGCGCAGGCCTGGACGCAGATGTCGCCGCCGGAGATATCCGGGATGAGGGCGTCGCCGGGGAAGTGCGGCAGATCGGCGAGCGCGGCCGGTTTCTTGGCGGCGAGCCCGAACCGTCCGTCGAACAGCGAGG
The window above is part of the Sphaerisporangium rubeum genome. Proteins encoded here:
- a CDS encoding DUF5703 family protein, with the protein product MPASPCIPFWRLIAVLEYSYLDLYLPRGTTRETARRVLTEHAEYGHWELDRLRLYPDGRRYVRLRRKIVRVASTL
- the topA gene encoding type I DNA topoisomerase produces the protein MPANNGNAGGTRLVIVESPAKAKTIAGYLGRGYIVESSIGHIRDLPERADDIPEKFKGQTWARLGVNVDNEFEPLYVVNPDKKSQVSKLKQLLKDADELYLATDEDREGEAIAWHLNEVLKPKVPVHRMVFHEITPQAIRDAVSNPRSLNLRLVDAQETRRILDRLYGYEVSPVLWKKVKPRLSAGRVQSVATRLVVERERERIAFTSAAYWDLSALFDVGRDEDPRSFTATLTGVDGRRVAQGRDFATTGALKSAEVLHLDEQAARALAARLDGAAYSVTSVESKPYTRRPYAPFRTTTLQQEASRKLGFSAKYTMQVAQKLYENGYITYMRTDSTTLSETALAAARSQAVRLYGAAYVPDKPRVYASKVKNAQEAHEAIRPSGDEFRTPGETGLSGDMVRLYELIWQRTVASQMKDAVGESVSVRIAGTSSAGERVEFGASGRTITFYGFLKAYVEGADDPSTDRDDSVSRLPNLSEGDALTALELAAEGHSTRPPARFTEASLVKELEDREIGRPSTYASIIGTILDRGYVSKKGTALVPSFLAFAVVNLLERHFGHLVDYDFTAEMEKVLDDIANARAERVPELRRFYYGEQGDGLKEMVSDLGDIDAREISSFAIKDTDIVIRVGRYGPYLDRDGARVNVPEDLAPDELTAEKAEELFNQPSGERVLGTDPVSAHPIVAKSGRFGPYVTEVLPEEEPPADGKRRTKKDVVKPRTSSLFKTMSLDTVTLEDALKLLSLPRALGELDGEEVTAQNGRFGPYIKKGTDSRSLASEDELFTVTIEQAKELFAQPKQRGRGRAAAAPPLRELGDDPVSGKPVVVKEGRFGPYVTDGETNASLRKDDSVEQITIERAAELLAERRARGPAAKRPRAKASTSAKTGAKAGTKTTTPKTGARAGAK
- the efeB gene encoding iron uptake transporter deferrochelatase/peroxidase subunit — protein: MTGINRRKLFGLGAAGVAAAGAGVLATRNLVEGPPPAAAASTSDPVGFYGEHQAGIVTPAQDRLHFVAFDVVTKNRAELIDMLQEWTAAAARMTQGKDAGTFGAVGGHPEAPPDDTGEALGLPASGLTLTIGFGPSLFDGRFGLAAKKPAALADLPHFPGDALIPDISGGDICVQACAHDPQVAVHAIRNLARIGFGKVSVRWTQLGFGRTSSTSRAQATPRNLMGFKDGTANVKLEDAAMLRDHVWVAPGDGPEWMAGGSYLVTRKIRMNIETWDRTSLNEQEVIFGRDKGAGAPLGKKAEFDEPDFAAKGPDGEPAIAMEAHIRLAHPTTHNGARLLRRGYNYVDGSDGLGRLDAGLFFIAYQRDPRTHFVPIQRELARKDVLNEYIKHVSSGLFACPPGLRDAGDYWGRTLFA